The Caloenas nicobarica isolate bCalNic1 chromosome 15, bCalNic1.hap1, whole genome shotgun sequence genome includes a region encoding these proteins:
- the OPRL1 gene encoding nociceptin receptor isoform X1 — protein MDPLFPAHILEDPDLRKLLNDSSMLNLSFLPSNWFNNGTGDSFLPLSIKITIVVVYSIVCIVGLVGNCSVMYVIVRFTKMKTATNIYIFNLALADTLCLMTLPFQGTDTFLGFWPFGNVLCKIAISIDYYNMFTSTFTLTMMSVDRYIAICHPIKALDIRTPHKAKVVNVCIWALASVFGIPAMVMGSAENENNEIDCLIKLPSPVDYWDPVFGICVFLFSFMIPVLIITICYSLMIRRLKNVRVLSGSKEKDRNLRRITRMVLVVVAVFIICWTPIQIFVLVQCLGAKAESELELAISCFCTALGYANSSLNPVLYAFLDENFKACFKKFCFPTAFRTELQMSNRMCSIAKDVAYACKNSEGTNNPA, from the exons ATGGACCCGCTCTTCCCTGCCCATATTTTGGAAGATCCTGACCTGAGAAAGCTGCTGAACGACTCCTCCATGCTGAACCTGAGCTTTCTCCCCAGTAACTGGTTCAACAACGGCACCGGGGACAGTTTCCTGCCACTGAGCATCAAGATCACCATCGTGGTTGTCTACTCCATTGTGTGCATtgtggggctggtgggcaaCTGCTCCGTCATGTATGTCATCGTCAG ATTCACCAAGATGAAGACAGCAACCAACATCTACATCTTTAACCTCGCTCTGGCTGACACCTTGTGTCTGATGACCTTACCCTTCCAGGGTACAGACACGTTCCTGGGCTTCTGGCCCTTTGGCAATGTCCTCTGCAAGATTGCCATCTCCATAGACTACTACAACATGTTCACAAGCACCTTCACCCTGACGATGATGAGTGTGGACCGTTACATCGCTATCTGCCACCCCATCAAAGCGCTGGACATCCGCACTCCCCACAAGGCCAAAGTGGTGAACGTCTGCATCTGGGCACTGGCCTCCGTCTTCGGCATCCCAGCGATGGTGATGGGGTCTGCAGAGAACGAAAACAACG AAATCGATTGTCTAATTAAACTCCCTTCACCTGTGGATTACTGGGATCCAGTGTTTGGCATCTGtgtctttctcttctcctttatgATCCCCGTGTTGATCATCACCATTTGCTACAGTCTCATGATCAGAAGACTGAAGAACGTCCGTGTCCTCTCAGGCTCCAAGGAGAAGGACCGCAACCTGAGGCGCATCACCCGAATGGTCCTGGTGGTGGTCGCCGTCTTCATCATTTGCTGGACTCCTATCCAGATTTTCGTGCTGGTCCAGTGCTTGGGCGCCAAGGCAGAGAGTGAGCTGGAGTTGGCCATCTCCTGCTTCTGCACCGCGCTGGGCTACGCCAACAGCAGCCTGAACCCCGTGCTCTATGCCTTCTTAGACGAGAACTTCAAGGCGTGCTTCAAGAAGTTCTGCTTCCCCACTGCCTTCAGGACCGAGCTCCAGATGTCCAACAGAATGTGCAGCATCGCCAAGGATGTGGCTTACGCCTGCAAGAACTCGGAGGGGACTAACAATCCGGCCTGA
- the OPRL1 gene encoding nociceptin receptor isoform X2 produces MKTATNIYIFNLALADTLCLMTLPFQGTDTFLGFWPFGNVLCKIAISIDYYNMFTSTFTLTMMSVDRYIAICHPIKALDIRTPHKAKVVNVCIWALASVFGIPAMVMGSAENENNEIDCLIKLPSPVDYWDPVFGICVFLFSFMIPVLIITICYSLMIRRLKNVRVLSGSKEKDRNLRRITRMVLVVVAVFIICWTPIQIFVLVQCLGAKAESELELAISCFCTALGYANSSLNPVLYAFLDENFKACFKKFCFPTAFRTELQMSNRMCSIAKDVAYACKNSEGTNNPA; encoded by the exons ATGAAGACAGCAACCAACATCTACATCTTTAACCTCGCTCTGGCTGACACCTTGTGTCTGATGACCTTACCCTTCCAGGGTACAGACACGTTCCTGGGCTTCTGGCCCTTTGGCAATGTCCTCTGCAAGATTGCCATCTCCATAGACTACTACAACATGTTCACAAGCACCTTCACCCTGACGATGATGAGTGTGGACCGTTACATCGCTATCTGCCACCCCATCAAAGCGCTGGACATCCGCACTCCCCACAAGGCCAAAGTGGTGAACGTCTGCATCTGGGCACTGGCCTCCGTCTTCGGCATCCCAGCGATGGTGATGGGGTCTGCAGAGAACGAAAACAACG AAATCGATTGTCTAATTAAACTCCCTTCACCTGTGGATTACTGGGATCCAGTGTTTGGCATCTGtgtctttctcttctcctttatgATCCCCGTGTTGATCATCACCATTTGCTACAGTCTCATGATCAGAAGACTGAAGAACGTCCGTGTCCTCTCAGGCTCCAAGGAGAAGGACCGCAACCTGAGGCGCATCACCCGAATGGTCCTGGTGGTGGTCGCCGTCTTCATCATTTGCTGGACTCCTATCCAGATTTTCGTGCTGGTCCAGTGCTTGGGCGCCAAGGCAGAGAGTGAGCTGGAGTTGGCCATCTCCTGCTTCTGCACCGCGCTGGGCTACGCCAACAGCAGCCTGAACCCCGTGCTCTATGCCTTCTTAGACGAGAACTTCAAGGCGTGCTTCAAGAAGTTCTGCTTCCCCACTGCCTTCAGGACCGAGCTCCAGATGTCCAACAGAATGTGCAGCATCGCCAAGGATGTGGCTTACGCCTGCAAGAACTCGGAGGGGACTAACAATCCGGCCTGA
- the NPBWR2 gene encoding neuropeptides B/W receptor type 2 has protein sequence MGNSSVWDELNSTCSNASNSCYLDNSVRFNLTFQEQAADFYVVLPVIYSVICAVGLTGNTAVIYVILKAPKMKTVTNMFILNLAIADDLFTLVLPINIAEHLLHYWPFGEVLCKVILSIDHYNIFSSIYFLTVMSIDRYLVVLATVKSKRMPHRTYRAARIVSLCIWILVTIIVLPFIIFANVYVDDLEIKSCGLNFPKPERFWFKASRIYTLILGFAIPVSTICILYIMMLYKLRNMHLNSNAKALDKAKKKVTVMVFIVLAVCLFCWTPFHLATIVALTTDLPQTSMVIGLSYFITSLSYANSCLNPFLYAFLDDSFRKSFRKMLECRTS, from the coding sequence ATGGGAAACAGCTCTGTTTGGGATGAGCTGAACAGCACCTGCAGCAATGCCAGCAACAGCTGCTATCTGGACAACAGCGTGAGGTTCAACTTAACATTCCAAGAGCAGGCAGCCGATTTCTATGTCGTCCTCCCTGTCATTTACTCTGTGATCTGCGCTGTTGGGCTCACAGGCAACACTGCCGTCATCTACGTGATCCTTAAGGCCCCCAAGATGAAGACTGTGACGAACATGTTCATCCTGAACCTTGCTATAGCTGATGACTTGTTCACGCTCGTCTTGCCCATTAATATTGCAGAACACCTTCTCCACTACTGGCCCTTTGGAGAAGTCCTCTGCAAGGTCATCTTGTCCATAGACCACTACAATATCTTCTCCAGCATTTATTTCCTAACAGTGATGAGCATAGACAGGTATCTGGTAGTACTGGCTACAGTCAAGTCCAAGAGGATGCCACATCGTACATACAGAGCTGCCAGGATTGTCAGTTTGTGCATCTGGATCCTAGTCACCATCATAGTTCTCCctttcatcatctttgccaatGTCTATGTAGATGACCTGGAGATCAAAAGTTGTGGTCTCAATTTCCCCAAGCCTGAAAGGTTTTGGTTCAAAGCCAGCAGGATTTACACCCTCATCCTTGGCTTTGCCATTCCAGTATCCACCATCTGCATCCTCTACATCATGATGCTCTACAAGCTGAGGAACATGCACTTGAACTCTAATGCTAAAGCCCTGGACAAAGCCAAGAAGAAAGTCACTGTTATGGTATTCATAGTCCTGGCTGTGTGTCTCTTCTGTTGGACTCCCTTCCACTTGGCCACCATTGTGGCTTTGACCACAGACTTGCCCCAGACCTCCATGGTCATTGGTCTGTCCTACTTCATCACCAGCTTAAGCTATGCCAACTCATGCTTGAATCCCTTCTTGTATGCTTTCCTGGATGACAGTTTTCGGAAAAGTTTCCGGAAGATGCTGGAATGCAGAACTTCTTGA